One window from the genome of Erinaceus europaeus unplaced genomic scaffold, mEriEur2.1 scaffold_1227, whole genome shotgun sequence encodes:
- the LOC103112802 gene encoding caveolin-3, whose amino-acid sequence MVDFEDVIAEPVGTYSFDGVWKASYTTFTVSKYWCYRLLSTLLGVPLALLWGFLFAGISFCHIWAVVPCIKSYLIEIQCISHIYSLCVRTFCNPLFAALGQVCGGIKVLLRKEGQS is encoded by the exons ATG gtggacttCGAGGACGTGATCGCGGAGCCCGTGGGCACCTACAGCTTCGACGGCGTGTGGAAGGCCAGCTACACCACCTTCACCGTGTCCAAGTACTGGTGCTACCGCCTGCTGTCCACGCTGCTGGGCGTCCCGTTGGCCCTGCTCTGGGGCTTCCTGTTCGCGGGCATCTCTTTCTGCCACATCTGGGCGGTGGTGCCCTGCATCAAGAGCTACCTCATCGAGATCCAGTGCATTAGCCACATCTACTCCCTCTGCGTccgcaccttctgcaaccccctcTTTGCGGCACTCGGCCAGGTCTGTGGGGGCATCAAGGTCCTGCTACGCAAGGAGGGACAGAGCTAG